Proteins from one Bactrocera neohumeralis isolate Rockhampton chromosome 3, APGP_CSIRO_Bneo_wtdbg2-racon-allhic-juicebox.fasta_v2, whole genome shotgun sequence genomic window:
- the LOC126753542 gene encoding uncharacterized protein LOC126753542 isoform X2, with amino-acid sequence MAENPDLAAGFSKQGKDRQEALWKETAADLNSAGPPTKTVSEWKRVWNDQKRYVRKKLTFNAEQIRGTGGGPNLHHKLSTSEETIVAITGMTNSVEGLEGIVSHGFQPLSTTESELDAETIVNKSPQQTPKRNPFLKDAPSSSKRKGTSVILEEEIEVQKEILKRIRRIEDNTRALNKNFTILNNLKEEELKELKNQTIENKRHNIEIENLRKREIKAKLEKTRRLIEIEEMKLSMMKR; translated from the exons ATGGCAGAAAATCCTGATTTAGCGGCTGGCTTCTCTAAACAAGGAAAAGACAGACAAGAAGCGTTATGGAAGGAAACGGCCGCGGATTTGAACAGTGCTGGGCCTCCGACTAAAACGGTGTCTGAGTGGAAAAGG GTTTGGAATGACCAAAAGCGTTACGTACGCAAAAAGTTGACGTTTAATGCGGAACAAATTAGAGGCACTGGTGGGGGACCAAACCTGCATCATAAACTGTCAACATCGGAGGAAACTATTGTAGCAATCACTGGCATGACAAATAGCGTTGAGGGATTGGAAGGAATAGTGTCACACGGATTTCAGCCGCTAAGCACAACTGAGAGTGAATTGGACGCAGAAACAATTGTGAACAAAAGTCCACAGCAAACTCCAAAAAGGAACCCCTTTCTTAAAGATGCGCCGTCATCCTCTAAAAGAAAGGGCACATCTGTGATATTAGAAGAAGAAATAGAAGTGCAAAAAGAAATCTTAAAACGGATAAGGAGAATTGAAGACAATACAAGGGcgttgaataaaaatttcacaattttaaacaatttaaaagaagaagaattaaaagaactaaaaaatCAAACGATAGAAAATAAGCGGCATaatattgaaatagaaaatttgagaaaaagagaaattaaagCAAAGTTAGAAAAAACAAGAAGGTTAATAGAAATTGAAGAAATGAAGCTTTCAATGATGAAAAGATAA
- the LOC126753542 gene encoding uncharacterized protein LOC126753542 isoform X1 yields the protein MSKSINKTQSEILLSKMAENPDLAAGFSKQGKDRQEALWKETAADLNSAGPPTKTVSEWKRVWNDQKRYVRKKLTFNAEQIRGTGGGPNLHHKLSTSEETIVAITGMTNSVEGLEGIVSHGFQPLSTTESELDAETIVNKSPQQTPKRNPFLKDAPSSSKRKGTSVILEEEIEVQKEILKRIRRIEDNTRALNKNFTILNNLKEEELKELKNQTIENKRHNIEIENLRKREIKAKLEKTRRLIEIEEMKLSMMKR from the exons AT gTCAAAATCGATTAATAAAAcgcaatctgaaattttgctcagtAAAATGGCAGAAAATCCTGATTTAGCGGCTGGCTTCTCTAAACAAGGAAAAGACAGACAAGAAGCGTTATGGAAGGAAACGGCCGCGGATTTGAACAGTGCTGGGCCTCCGACTAAAACGGTGTCTGAGTGGAAAAGG GTTTGGAATGACCAAAAGCGTTACGTACGCAAAAAGTTGACGTTTAATGCGGAACAAATTAGAGGCACTGGTGGGGGACCAAACCTGCATCATAAACTGTCAACATCGGAGGAAACTATTGTAGCAATCACTGGCATGACAAATAGCGTTGAGGGATTGGAAGGAATAGTGTCACACGGATTTCAGCCGCTAAGCACAACTGAGAGTGAATTGGACGCAGAAACAATTGTGAACAAAAGTCCACAGCAAACTCCAAAAAGGAACCCCTTTCTTAAAGATGCGCCGTCATCCTCTAAAAGAAAGGGCACATCTGTGATATTAGAAGAAGAAATAGAAGTGCAAAAAGAAATCTTAAAACGGATAAGGAGAATTGAAGACAATACAAGGGcgttgaataaaaatttcacaattttaaacaatttaaaagaagaagaattaaaagaactaaaaaatCAAACGATAGAAAATAAGCGGCATaatattgaaatagaaaatttgagaaaaagagaaattaaagCAAAGTTAGAAAAAACAAGAAGGTTAATAGAAATTGAAGAAATGAAGCTTTCAATGATGAAAAGATAA
- the LOC126753539 gene encoding putative nuclease HARBI1: MKSFGIPPIVKLAASLRFFAEGGYQKGVGREYDVGLSQSAFSATLEEMLDVFEVNLCRLWIKWMSNEEMRSAALKFYEKYKIPSVMGCIDGTHIKIVGPKHNKHSFYNRKGYFSLNALVVCDQKMRFRFIDASHPGACHDSLVWNVSELKRHICNNRSNFWMLGDAGYPLESFLLTPYRTPEEGSVEAKFNLAHSRCRNIIERAIGLLKSRWRCLLGARELYYSPQKAAKIFNVCVMLHNLCIHFKDQFADIVEIPDCDEEESLVTMEEDNIDFGMQRMSEAQRIRNQIAHSLP, from the exons ATGAAATCTTTTGGAATACCCCCAATAGTGAAGTTGGCGGCTTCGCTGCGTTTCTTTGCAGAAGGAGGCTACCAAAAGGGTGTCGGTAGGGAATACGATGTGGGATTGTCACAGTCTGCCTTTAGTGCCACACTAGAAGAGATGCTTGACGTGTTCGAAGTGAATTTATGTCGTTTGTGGATAAAATGGATGAGTAACGAAGAAATGAGAAGTGCTGctcttaaattttatgaaaagtataaaattcCGAGTGTTATGGGGTGTATTGATGGTACCCATATAAAAATTGTGGGACCAAAACACAATAAGCACTCATTTTATAATCGAAAAGGATACTTTAGTTTAAATGCTCTTGTT GTTTGTGACCAAAAAATGAGGTTTCGATTTATTGATGCGTCGCATCCAGGAGCTTGTCACGACTCTTTAGTGTGGAACGTTTCGGAACTAAAGAGACATATTTGCAATAATCGCAGCAACTTTTGGATGTTAG GCGACGCAGGATATCCTCTGGAATCCTTCTTATTAACACCTTATAGGACACCTGAAGAGGGAAGTGTagaagcaaaatttaatttagctcATTCTCGGTGCCGAAATATTATAGAACGTGCAATTGGGTTGCTTAAAAGCCGATGGAGATGTTTGCTTGGTGCTAGAGAACTTTATTACAGCCCACAGAAAGCAGCTAAAATATTCAATGTGTGCGTAATGTTACATAATTTATGCATTCATTTCAAAGATCAATTTGCTGATATCGTTGAGATACCTGATTGTGACGAAGAGGAATCTCTAGTGACTATGGAGGAGGACAACATAGATTTCGGAATGCAAAGAATGAGCGAAGCGCAAAGAATTAGGAACCAAATAGCTCACTCACTCCCTTAA